A window of Prolixibacter sp. SD074 contains these coding sequences:
- the cas6 gene encoding CRISPR-associated endoribonuclease Cas6, translating to MRFQLTFNRTGKQRMLPIDYQYFIGAWMYKALGRADGEFAEFLHAEGYGSGKQRFKLFSYSPLNIGRPKVWKEKALFELHRDTVILKVAFYLNGAAEKFIIGLFNQQQFFLGDRFNGIDLTVSRVERLPEPAIVETVGYQATSPVVISTWKEGDKYAQYLSPNDKQYGNLLKQHLENKYHSVPGAEPLPGEFPFRLTVKGTPKSKLVTIKPYSASESKVRGFKYDFELTAPPHLHRLILSAGMGEKNATGFGWVDPV from the coding sequence ATGAGATTTCAACTAACATTCAATCGTACCGGTAAGCAGCGGATGTTGCCGATAGACTACCAGTATTTCATCGGGGCCTGGATGTATAAGGCGCTCGGGCGTGCCGACGGCGAATTTGCCGAATTTCTGCATGCCGAAGGATACGGATCCGGGAAACAACGCTTCAAGCTGTTTAGCTATTCGCCTTTGAATATCGGACGTCCGAAAGTGTGGAAAGAGAAGGCGCTGTTTGAATTGCACCGCGATACCGTTATCCTGAAAGTAGCCTTTTACTTGAACGGGGCAGCCGAAAAGTTCATCATCGGCTTGTTTAATCAGCAACAGTTCTTCCTGGGCGACCGTTTTAACGGAATCGATCTGACCGTGTCGCGCGTAGAACGCCTGCCCGAACCGGCCATCGTTGAAACCGTTGGTTACCAGGCCACATCGCCCGTGGTGATTAGTACCTGGAAGGAGGGCGATAAATATGCGCAATACCTTTCGCCTAATGACAAACAATATGGCAACCTTCTGAAACAACATCTCGAAAACAAATATCATTCGGTGCCCGGGGCCGAACCTTTGCCCGGCGAATTCCCATTCCGGCTGACCGTGAAGGGAACGCCCAAATCGAAACTGGTGACCATCAAACCCTATTCGGCCAGCGAAAGCAAGGTGCGCGGGTTCAAATACGATTTCGAACTGACGGCCCCGCCGCACCTGCACCGGCTGATCCTGTCGGCCGGCATGGGCGAAAAGAATGCTACCGGCTTCGGCTGGGTCGACCCGGTATAA
- a CDS encoding DUF5675 family protein: MELQVIRYSTSGESTLGMLLINGTFACYTLEDRPREVKVNGKTGIPAGRYRVKLYTQGRLHAKYLEKYGPGFHKGMLHIVGVPGFEGILVHTGNTGEDTDGCLLVGDTSQVNIRRDGFIGESRKAYQRIYPMIANVLELGEAVWITYRDNINGKSEPAEAGQLVVADQLNFRATPGGNRMGVLFENTGVETIEQRDGWSRIHVEGWVSGKYLG; the protein is encoded by the coding sequence ATGGAACTGCAAGTGATACGGTACAGCACTTCCGGCGAATCGACGCTGGGGATGCTGCTCATTAACGGCACCTTTGCCTGTTATACCCTCGAAGACCGGCCGCGTGAGGTCAAAGTAAACGGTAAAACCGGTATCCCGGCCGGGCGCTACCGCGTGAAATTATATACCCAGGGGCGGCTACACGCTAAATACCTCGAAAAGTATGGTCCCGGTTTCCATAAAGGCATGTTACACATCGTGGGTGTGCCGGGATTCGAAGGCATTCTTGTCCATACTGGTAATACCGGTGAAGATACTGACGGCTGTCTGCTGGTGGGCGATACTTCGCAGGTGAACATCCGGCGCGACGGTTTCATTGGCGAGAGCCGGAAAGCTTACCAACGCATCTACCCGATGATTGCCAATGTGCTCGAACTTGGCGAGGCCGTATGGATAACCTACCGGGATAACATCAATGGAAAGTCCGAACCGGCAGAAGCGGGCCAACTGGTGGTCGCCGACCAGCTCAACTTCCGCGCAACGCCGGGCGGTAACCGGATGGGCGTTTTGTTCGAAAATACGGGTGTCGAAACCATCGAACAACGCGACGGCTGGTCCCGCATCCACGTCGAAGGATGGGTGAGCGGTAAGTATTTGGGGTAA
- a CDS encoding TrkH family potassium uptake protein, with the protein MKYNTLPIVLKQVGSLLILLSIVVAVPGIVSLLYHEWYEAAGFFISFLVILLIGIALNQTFKKAGDIQYNHAMVVAASGWLAITVMGAIPFWAIAHIMPADIMKGLIPANAGYHLSSLEYFKNPLHCFFESMSAYTTTGLSMAVHVSSVGKGILFYRSLAQWVGGAGFIVMVLAVFRQKTGRGALLLYSSESTGERLKPKVIETARVIWKIYLSLTLFTIVFLIAGTLFALPGYPLTDTIFDAISNAMTGLSTGGFSTLDDSISGYHSTVMEGLLLLPMILGSLSIPFYYKVWTSKKISEVWKDAQTRALILSFFFGSIILSLLLLNNNIVKEPFRKGIFQFVSAISTTGWQTADISSWNWSSIIYVVVAAMFIGGAAGATVGGIKIIRGLTIAKGVIWELNKVFLSENTIRRIQLNGRSLTPDEMNEEFSKAVTIAILFFLFIFISSLVTYAYMGNEFSYFDSLFESTSAQCTVGLSTGITSPSMPPVLEVFYIIQMWAGRLEVIPVLAFFRALFFGVKP; encoded by the coding sequence ATGAAATATAATACACTACCCATTGTCCTGAAACAGGTAGGAAGCCTGTTAATTTTACTCAGCATTGTTGTTGCGGTGCCCGGCATTGTATCGCTGTTGTACCATGAATGGTACGAAGCTGCCGGTTTTTTTATTTCATTCCTTGTCATTCTTCTCATAGGGATTGCATTAAATCAAACATTTAAAAAAGCTGGGGACATCCAGTATAATCATGCCATGGTGGTTGCCGCTTCCGGTTGGCTGGCCATTACAGTAATGGGGGCCATTCCGTTCTGGGCCATTGCGCACATCATGCCGGCAGACATCATGAAAGGGCTTATTCCGGCAAATGCCGGTTATCATCTGTCCAGCCTGGAGTATTTCAAAAACCCGCTTCACTGTTTTTTCGAAAGTATGAGCGCATACACGACCACTGGTCTTTCAATGGCGGTGCATGTATCTTCGGTGGGGAAAGGCATTTTGTTCTACCGCTCACTGGCCCAATGGGTAGGTGGGGCCGGCTTCATCGTGATGGTGTTAGCTGTGTTTCGACAAAAAACGGGACGTGGGGCTTTGCTGTTGTACAGTTCCGAATCGACGGGAGAAAGATTAAAACCCAAGGTTATCGAGACGGCCAGGGTCATTTGGAAAATCTACCTTTCCCTCACCCTGTTCACCATTGTGTTCCTTATTGCGGGGACATTATTTGCCCTGCCGGGTTATCCGCTGACGGATACTATTTTTGACGCCATTAGCAATGCGATGACCGGTCTTTCTACGGGTGGGTTCAGCACCCTTGATGATAGCATTTCCGGTTACCATTCGACCGTAATGGAAGGGCTTTTGCTTCTTCCCATGATACTGGGATCACTTTCCATTCCTTTTTATTATAAGGTGTGGACATCGAAAAAAATAAGTGAAGTATGGAAAGACGCCCAAACCAGGGCGCTCATTTTGTCTTTCTTTTTCGGAAGTATCATTCTGTCTTTGCTACTGCTGAATAACAATATTGTTAAAGAACCATTCCGGAAAGGTATTTTCCAATTTGTCAGCGCTATTTCAACAACAGGCTGGCAGACCGCCGATATAAGCAGTTGGAACTGGAGTTCCATCATATACGTAGTGGTTGCAGCTATGTTTATTGGTGGCGCTGCCGGGGCCACCGTAGGCGGAATTAAAATCATCCGGGGATTGACCATTGCCAAAGGGGTGATCTGGGAACTTAACAAAGTTTTTTTATCGGAAAATACAATTAGGAGAATACAATTAAATGGCCGTTCGCTTACACCTGACGAAATGAATGAAGAATTTTCCAAAGCCGTAACCATAGCCATCCTCTTTTTTCTTTTTATTTTCATTTCCTCCCTGGTAACTTATGCATACATGGGAAATGAATTTAGTTATTTCGATTCCCTGTTTGAATCTACGTCGGCCCAATGTACCGTAGGCTTATCGACTGGTATCACCTCTCCTTCCATGCCGCCGGTACTCGAAGTTTTTTATATCATCCAGATGTGGGCAGGCAGGTTGGAAGTCATCCCGGTACTGGCCTTTTTCAGGGCTCTCTTTTTTGGTGTGAAACCATAA
- a CDS encoding response regulator transcription factor — protein sequence MRQKQGRKMMQLRKCLKITRVVQNANDEPVLEFGSLSIDVVNHIVRKEGEILKLTSTEMNPIENAYRFK from the coding sequence ATGAGACAGAAACAAGGCCGAAAAATGATGCAGTTGAGGAAGTGCTTAAAAATTACGAGAGTGGTACAAAATGCAAATGATGAACCCGTATTGGAATTCGGTAGCCTTTCTATTGATGTGGTTAATCATATTGTCCGTAAAGAAGGTGAAATTTTGAAACTAACGTCAACCGAAATGAATCCCATAGAAAATGCATATCGTTTCAAATAA
- a CDS encoding potassium transporter TrkG — protein sequence MNNAIFESVSGFTTTGSSILTDIEALPKSILYWRSLTHWIGGIGVITLVIVVFPSFNIGGYRIFTLESSLQQKTHPHIKSVGIRILLIYLGLTAAEIIFLMLGNMNWFESICHAYGTVATGGFSPKNTSIGGYPPTFSMS from the coding sequence ATAAATAATGCCATTTTTGAATCAGTCTCCGGCTTCACGACCACGGGGTCATCTATTCTGACCGATATAGAAGCGCTGCCCAAATCAATTTTATACTGGCGTAGCCTGACACACTGGATAGGTGGCATCGGGGTAATCACGCTGGTCATTGTCGTGTTTCCTTCATTTAATATCGGAGGTTACCGCATCTTCACCCTGGAATCTTCATTACAGCAAAAAACGCACCCCCACATCAAATCGGTTGGCATCCGCATTTTACTTATCTACCTGGGATTAACCGCTGCTGAAATTATATTCCTGATGCTGGGGAATATGAATTGGTTTGAAAGTATCTGCCATGCATACGGTACCGTGGCTACCGGAGGATTTTCTCCCAAAAACACCAGTATTGGCGGGTACCCCCCTACATTCAGTATGTCGTGA
- a CDS encoding potassium transporter TrkG — protein sequence MKNFGFNLFVIFISGLLITSILYLKTNKGLEHSFREAFFQVTSIVTCTGFATTDYLKWPHYAYYFLFFLMFAGGSAGSTSGGIKMVRHLVMFKNVRSIFQGMNSFRAVHTIRLNNHTLPEKQNRTILAFIVLYLLFFVMSTVVLLAAGIDFQSAASAVATAMGGIGPGIGSVGPASNFSHFSGFAKLFLSFDMISGRLELLTVLALFSPAFWKR from the coding sequence ATGAAGAATTTTGGTTTTAACCTGTTCGTTATCTTCATCTCCGGTCTCCTTATTACCTCAATACTCTATCTGAAAACCAATAAAGGTTTGGAACATTCTTTCCGGGAAGCATTCTTCCAGGTGACATCCATTGTTACTTGTACGGGCTTTGCCACTACCGATTACCTGAAATGGCCGCATTATGCTTATTACTTTCTCTTTTTTCTCATGTTTGCCGGGGGAAGTGCCGGGTCAACGTCCGGAGGTATTAAAATGGTCCGTCACCTGGTAATGTTCAAAAATGTCCGTAGCATTTTTCAGGGGATGAACAGTTTCCGGGCAGTCCATACGATACGGTTAAACAATCATACACTCCCGGAGAAACAGAACCGAACGATATTAGCCTTCATCGTTTTATACCTGTTATTCTTTGTGATGTCGACTGTCGTTCTATTAGCTGCCGGTATTGATTTTCAATCCGCCGCCAGTGCGGTAGCAACAGCAATGGGAGGCATTGGTCCCGGGATTGGCTCCGTTGGCCCGGCCAGTAACTTCAGCCATTTCTCCGGATTTGCCAAGCTTTTTCTCTCCTTCGACATGATATCCGGCCGGCTTGAACTGCTAACCGTCCTGGCGCTTTTTTCACCGGCATTTTGGAAAAGATGA
- a CDS encoding amino acid permease: MAEHKLHKQLGLFDVFSISTGAMFSSGFFLLPGLASRFTGPSVFVAYLAAGILMLPAVFSIAEIATALPRSGGVYFFLDRSMGPLMGTIGGLGTYLALILKTSFAIVGIGAYAALFWDVPVKTVAVSATLFFLILNLKGAKEATRLQNFFVVFLILVLITFILDGTWHVIRTSPSIVPGEQGQAAPPFFSHGMGGFLTTIGFVFVSYLGVTQIASVAEEVKNPERNIPLGMILSLVVTSLIYFFGVFLMVKIIPHTALATDISPAATASKQLFQWLPGRTGIFLMAGAAIAAFASTGNAGLFASSRYPFAMSRDKLFPPMFARINRQIPIYSLLLSAGLILLFIIILSEEGIAKLASTFQLIIFALINFSVIVFRNSRIEAYDPGFKSPFYPFLQVAGILIYLVLIIYMGWGPVGFSLVIILISFLWYRMYVRKWVAREGAIYHWFALLGKSQDNNLENEFMMILKEKGLRMTDPFDQTVVVSHVFFLKENFHSLRDIHNWLVRSEEVPSLPPGDSGQTSEQYKEPDKLLFPVPGVAINSIINPAMELPKLHILINRSGLLSTRGLLTEAKQGRIDVLFVLIHPPENPKQQLRMLARLIGITEREDFLTHFLAYDSVRSVKEYLLQNEHFISLVLKKETAQSELIGRQMKDITLPEDVLVALVERKGNTFPPRGHTLLKEGDILTIIGEPKSIAALFDKYMKLKE; this comes from the coding sequence ATGGCAGAACATAAATTACATAAGCAGTTAGGGCTCTTCGATGTGTTTTCCATCAGCACCGGCGCAATGTTCAGTTCCGGCTTCTTTCTGCTGCCGGGGCTGGCTTCCCGGTTTACCGGCCCATCTGTCTTTGTGGCCTACCTGGCAGCTGGCATTCTGATGCTTCCTGCCGTATTTAGCATTGCCGAAATTGCAACAGCACTTCCCCGTTCCGGTGGGGTCTATTTCTTTTTGGATCGCAGCATGGGCCCGTTAATGGGAACAATTGGCGGTCTTGGAACCTATCTGGCGCTGATTCTCAAAACCAGTTTCGCCATTGTCGGTATTGGCGCTTATGCGGCCCTTTTCTGGGATGTCCCGGTCAAAACGGTTGCCGTGAGTGCCACGCTCTTTTTTTTAATACTCAATCTGAAGGGGGCAAAGGAGGCAACCCGGCTTCAGAATTTCTTTGTTGTATTTCTCATCCTTGTGCTAATCACTTTTATTTTAGATGGAACCTGGCATGTGATTAGAACCAGCCCCTCCATTGTTCCCGGTGAACAGGGCCAAGCTGCCCCCCCTTTTTTTAGTCACGGAATGGGCGGTTTCTTAACTACTATTGGTTTTGTTTTTGTATCCTATCTCGGGGTAACCCAGATTGCCAGTGTGGCTGAAGAGGTCAAAAATCCGGAACGAAACATTCCGCTGGGAATGATTCTTTCGCTGGTGGTTACCTCACTTATCTATTTCTTTGGGGTATTTCTGATGGTAAAGATCATTCCCCACACGGCATTAGCCACCGATATTTCTCCAGCAGCCACCGCATCGAAACAACTGTTCCAATGGCTACCCGGACGTACCGGTATATTTCTTATGGCAGGGGCTGCCATTGCCGCATTTGCGTCCACTGGCAATGCCGGCCTCTTTGCTTCTTCCCGGTATCCGTTTGCCATGAGCAGGGACAAACTTTTCCCTCCGATGTTTGCCCGGATCAACCGACAAATTCCAATATATTCCTTGTTATTGTCCGCGGGGCTTATCTTACTGTTCATCATCATCCTTTCCGAAGAAGGTATCGCAAAACTTGCCAGTACCTTTCAGCTCATTATCTTCGCTCTGATTAACTTTTCAGTTATCGTATTCCGCAACAGCCGTATTGAAGCTTATGATCCAGGCTTTAAGTCACCCTTCTATCCCTTTCTGCAGGTAGCAGGAATCCTGATTTACCTGGTGCTGATTATTTACATGGGATGGGGCCCGGTAGGATTTAGTCTTGTCATCATACTGATTTCTTTTCTCTGGTACAGAATGTATGTACGGAAGTGGGTCGCAAGGGAAGGCGCCATCTACCACTGGTTTGCCCTGTTAGGGAAATCTCAGGATAACAATCTGGAAAATGAATTCATGATGATCCTAAAGGAAAAGGGACTGCGCATGACCGATCCTTTCGACCAGACAGTTGTTGTATCTCATGTTTTCTTCCTTAAGGAAAACTTTCATTCGCTCCGGGATATCCACAATTGGTTAGTCCGTTCGGAAGAGGTTCCATCACTTCCACCCGGAGATTCCGGGCAAACGTCTGAACAATATAAAGAACCGGACAAGCTTCTTTTTCCAGTTCCCGGTGTAGCTATCAACAGTATTATCAACCCCGCGATGGAACTTCCTAAATTACACATTCTTATTAATCGTTCGGGACTGTTATCCACGAGAGGGTTACTCACTGAAGCTAAGCAAGGAAGGATAGATGTCTTGTTTGTACTTATCCATCCGCCAGAGAATCCCAAACAGCAACTCCGCATGCTTGCCCGTCTAATCGGCATTACCGAGCGGGAAGACTTTCTTACTCATTTTCTGGCTTATGACAGTGTGCGTTCCGTTAAAGAATATCTTTTACAAAACGAACATTTTATCTCCCTGGTGCTTAAAAAGGAAACAGCACAGTCCGAATTAATCGGCCGTCAGATGAAGGATATCACATTACCGGAAGATGTGTTGGTTGCATTAGTCGAGCGGAAGGGCAATACATTCCCGCCTCGCGGCCATACGCTACTAAAGGAAGGTGATATTCTGACGATTATTGGCGAACCCAAATCCATCGCAGCTCTATTTGATAAATACATGAAATTGAAAGAGTAG
- a CDS encoding multicopper oxidase domain-containing protein has protein sequence MDFSKKKAPIYTLLILSLLFLAKIPGYAQTDTTTYHLTIRKEQVDKAGKKVLGMTVNGTIPGPTLKFMEGDYAVIYVRNEMDVETSVHWHGLLLPNFYDGVPYLTTPPIKPGETRKYEFPLKQSGTYWYHSHTMLQEQSGVYGSIVIEPRKKKLKYDKELVLVLSDWTNEKPINVLRTLKRGSEWYQIKKGTATPLNKVIARHALGAQLNFWKQRMDGADIADVYYPAFLVNGAEKQEYPDFKPGDRVRLRIINGSSSTSYWMTFGGKTPTLVSADGKNVVPVKRNKTFIAIAETYDFIVTIPKNGQIEFRATTDDGSGSTSAFLGKGPVLAAPDVPKPDKIGMMKKMAKMDMRMGAPAIKYRPKKDEPHKMEKNWGMQMDKSANKMKGNMRSDMKGGMKGDMKGMDMFAKYNYGYLKSPVKTTFPKDVPVRNILLNLTGNMHRYIWSMNGIPLSETDKIKIKKGEVTRITLNNLTMMSHPMHLHGHFFRVLNKNGDYSPLKHTVNVPPMKKITIEFYNQESGDWFFHCHILYHLTSGMARIFSYGTPRDPRLKGYPVKKLIHETNRYYTWGTADVASNMTSVSLASSNIRNQFNFDAEYGWNKNMEAEFTYERYLYDYFRVFAGVNMENTDRNSLDNIKTTAVAGIRWFTPYMFDLDLRVDNELRPRISIGRDLMVFPRFFVFGYYEYQLDFGAVNTLPANKNMETETVWNAGAEYMLSKNFSLVASYDNRYGAGGGVSLRF, from the coding sequence ATGGATTTTAGTAAGAAGAAAGCACCTATTTATACCCTATTAATATTGAGTTTATTATTCCTGGCTAAAATACCAGGCTATGCTCAAACGGATACAACCACCTATCACCTGACGATACGTAAGGAGCAGGTTGACAAAGCAGGAAAAAAGGTTCTGGGGATGACCGTCAACGGCACGATTCCCGGGCCCACATTGAAATTTATGGAAGGCGACTATGCTGTTATCTATGTCAGGAACGAAATGGATGTAGAGACATCGGTTCACTGGCATGGACTTTTGTTACCCAACTTTTATGATGGCGTACCATACCTGACGACTCCACCGATTAAACCCGGGGAAACGCGTAAGTATGAGTTCCCGTTGAAACAATCCGGAACATACTGGTATCACTCGCACACCATGTTACAAGAACAAAGTGGAGTGTATGGTTCCATTGTGATTGAACCCAGGAAAAAGAAGTTAAAGTATGACAAGGAGTTAGTGCTGGTGCTTTCGGACTGGACCAATGAAAAGCCCATCAACGTTCTTCGTACACTGAAGCGAGGGAGCGAATGGTATCAGATAAAGAAAGGTACCGCTACGCCGCTGAACAAGGTAATTGCCCGCCATGCTTTGGGAGCACAGCTTAATTTCTGGAAACAGCGAATGGATGGTGCTGATATTGCCGATGTGTATTATCCTGCGTTTTTGGTCAACGGAGCAGAAAAACAGGAATATCCCGATTTCAAGCCGGGAGACCGGGTTCGATTGCGGATCATTAACGGGTCCTCTTCGACTTCTTACTGGATGACCTTTGGCGGAAAAACACCTACGCTCGTATCGGCTGATGGTAAAAACGTAGTGCCGGTGAAGCGTAATAAGACATTTATCGCGATAGCGGAAACGTACGACTTCATTGTTACGATTCCGAAGAACGGGCAAATTGAATTCAGGGCCACAACTGACGATGGTTCGGGTTCGACGTCAGCCTTCCTGGGGAAAGGACCCGTACTGGCAGCCCCGGATGTTCCCAAACCCGATAAAATCGGGATGATGAAAAAAATGGCGAAAATGGATATGCGCATGGGAGCTCCCGCTATCAAATACCGGCCCAAAAAAGATGAACCCCATAAGATGGAAAAGAACTGGGGTATGCAGATGGATAAGTCGGCCAATAAAATGAAGGGGAACATGCGCAGTGATATGAAAGGTGGCATGAAAGGCGATATGAAAGGGATGGATATGTTTGCGAAATACAACTATGGCTACCTGAAATCGCCCGTAAAAACTACCTTCCCGAAGGATGTTCCGGTCAGGAATATTTTGCTCAATCTTACCGGTAACATGCACCGTTATATCTGGAGCATGAACGGTATACCGTTGTCAGAAACGGACAAGATTAAGATTAAGAAAGGTGAAGTTACGCGGATTACGCTGAATAACCTGACGATGATGAGCCACCCCATGCACCTGCACGGACACTTTTTCAGGGTACTTAATAAGAATGGAGACTATTCACCATTAAAACATACAGTGAATGTACCTCCGATGAAAAAGATTACGATTGAATTTTATAATCAGGAGAGCGGAGACTGGTTCTTCCATTGTCACATTCTCTATCACCTGACGAGTGGCATGGCAAGGATTTTCAGTTATGGTACTCCAAGAGACCCTCGCCTGAAAGGTTACCCGGTGAAGAAACTCATACATGAAACAAACCGCTATTATACGTGGGGAACTGCTGATGTGGCTTCGAATATGACCAGTGTAAGCCTTGCATCATCCAACATCCGTAATCAGTTCAATTTTGATGCTGAGTATGGCTGGAATAAGAACATGGAGGCAGAGTTTACCTATGAACGGTATTTGTATGATTACTTCCGGGTTTTCGCCGGAGTGAATATGGAGAATACCGATCGAAATAGTCTGGATAATATTAAAACGACTGCTGTTGCCGGAATCAGGTGGTTTACGCCTTACATGTTCGATTTGGACCTTCGTGTGGATAATGAGCTACGGCCCCGTATTTCAATCGGACGGGACTTGATGGTATTCCCGCGCTTCTTTGTATTCGGATACTACGAATATCAACTCGACTTTGGAGCGGTGAATACCCTTCCAGCCAATAAAAATATGGAAACCGAAACAGTATGGAATGCCGGCGCCGAATACATGCTGTCGAAGAATTTTTCACTGGTTGCCAGCTATGATAACCGGTATGGGGCCGGTGGCGGGGTATCGCTTCGGTTCTAA
- a CDS encoding SHOCT domain-containing protein: MMGIGWIIGIAFIVGIVWLLSKGSGADSRSNMQTTRTALDILNERFARGEITNEEYQEKRNTIA, encoded by the coding sequence ATGATGGGAATTGGATGGATTATTGGAATCGCTTTTATAGTAGGTATTGTTTGGCTTCTGTCCAAAGGAAGTGGAGCGGATAGTAGATCGAACATGCAAACAACGCGAACGGCACTCGATATTTTGAATGAACGTTTTGCCCGTGGAGAAATCACGAATGAGGAGTACCAGGAAAAGCGAAATACGATCGCATAA
- a CDS encoding multicopper oxidase family protein has protein sequence MNSSRRKFIRIASAASVGVLSVPVLPKLYNSITGGQRVSPHPLNKDFPADVDLEFTARPDQVQLLNGSKTNIYTYQTRILKAENATVDKLPGSYLGPVIRVKRGQNVRVRFKNQLPRESVIHWHGLHIPQEMDGHPMYAIDKGKEFVYEFTVNNRPGTYWFHPHPDKYTGPQVYYGLAGMFIVEGDKTGLPDEEYDVPIVIQDRKIDADNQLVYLDGGRMDRTQGFLGDRILVNGQPDWNLDVKKGTYRLRILNGSNSRIYKLAWSDGNDIVAVGTDGGLLEKPVTRPYLILSPGERTELWKDFSSQNTGEVRLKSLPFETGSPMGGGGMMGGMMGGGQQQTPNGTAFDLALFHVTTQAGVQKELPAAFPKHKTLSPSDAVNAGNPRTFHFSFERMQWVINGETFEMMGVADWEKVKLNTTEIWEFINGGGSRGMGRMGNMMQMPHPVHLHGLQFRIIDRDVSGMSASVWESVKHGFIDQGWQDTFLLMPGMKVQAVMKFEDFTGLFVYHCHNLEHEDMGMMRNYEVIA, from the coding sequence ATGAATAGCTCACGCAGAAAATTCATCAGGATTGCCTCTGCAGCATCAGTTGGTGTTCTGAGCGTTCCGGTACTCCCGAAATTGTACAATTCAATTACCGGGGGACAAAGAGTTTCACCCCATCCACTGAATAAAGACTTTCCGGCGGACGTCGATTTGGAGTTCACCGCCAGACCGGATCAAGTGCAGCTTCTCAACGGAAGTAAAACGAATATTTATACCTACCAAACCCGTATCCTGAAAGCTGAAAATGCTACGGTAGATAAATTACCGGGCAGCTATCTCGGCCCGGTTATCCGGGTAAAAAGAGGCCAAAACGTTCGCGTTCGTTTTAAAAATCAATTGCCGCGCGAAAGCGTGATTCACTGGCATGGGTTGCACATCCCGCAGGAAATGGACGGCCATCCCATGTATGCCATCGACAAGGGCAAGGAATTTGTCTATGAGTTCACAGTCAACAATCGGCCCGGTACTTATTGGTTCCATCCCCACCCTGACAAATATACCGGTCCACAGGTGTATTACGGCCTGGCCGGAATGTTCATTGTCGAAGGCGATAAAACGGGGTTGCCCGACGAAGAATATGACGTGCCTATAGTTATTCAGGACCGAAAAATAGATGCTGACAATCAGCTTGTATACCTCGATGGTGGACGGATGGACCGGACGCAGGGATTTTTAGGTGACAGAATATTAGTGAACGGCCAACCCGACTGGAACCTTGATGTGAAAAAAGGTACCTACCGGCTCCGAATCCTAAATGGCTCCAATTCCCGTATCTATAAACTGGCCTGGAGCGATGGCAACGATATCGTGGCTGTTGGAACGGATGGCGGCCTGCTGGAAAAACCGGTAACCAGGCCCTACCTGATACTTTCTCCGGGCGAGCGCACCGAACTATGGAAAGATTTTTCCTCCCAAAATACAGGTGAAGTGCGGCTAAAAAGTCTTCCTTTCGAAACCGGTTCTCCCATGGGAGGTGGCGGAATGATGGGGGGCATGATGGGAGGCGGGCAACAACAAACTCCCAACGGAACAGCCTTCGATTTGGCATTGTTCCATGTAACGACACAAGCCGGCGTGCAGAAAGAGCTCCCGGCCGCCTTCCCAAAACACAAAACATTGTCTCCCTCAGATGCTGTGAATGCCGGCAACCCCAGAACATTTCATTTCTCGTTCGAACGGATGCAATGGGTCATTAATGGCGAAACCTTTGAAATGATGGGGGTAGCCGACTGGGAAAAAGTAAAACTGAACACCACCGAAATATGGGAATTCATTAATGGTGGCGGCAGCCGGGGCATGGGCCGGATGGGCAACATGATGCAAATGCCCCATCCCGTCCACTTGCACGGGCTGCAATTCAGAATAATCGACCGCGATGTCTCCGGCATGAGCGCATCAGTATGGGAATCGGTAAAACACGGTTTCATCGACCAGGGCTGGCAGGATACGTTCCTGCTCATGCCGGGAATGAAAGTGCAGGCGGTAATGAAGTTTGAAGACTTTACCGGACTCTTCGTTTACCACTGCCATAACCTCGAACATGAAGACATGGGCATGATGCGGAATTACGAGGTCATTGCATAG